One Balneola sp. DNA window includes the following coding sequences:
- a CDS encoding protein tyrosine phosphatase codes for MSKPYHHPISKENPYKLVFVCLGNICRSPTAEGIFIHKVKEAGLEDYFYIDSAGTAAYHVGESANSKSQATANKHGIHLPSKARKFEYADFEDFDLILAMDSENLSNIKELDRKNRFSDKIKMMREFDPSPGNGEVPDPYYGGLEGFENVFQVLNRSSEALLEELEPLIEKES; via the coding sequence GTGTCTAAACCTTATCATCATCCCATTTCAAAAGAGAACCCCTATAAACTCGTATTTGTCTGTCTAGGCAATATTTGCCGAAGCCCAACTGCTGAGGGCATCTTCATACATAAAGTTAAAGAGGCTGGACTGGAAGATTATTTTTATATCGACTCCGCAGGTACTGCTGCATACCATGTGGGCGAATCAGCTAATAGTAAGAGCCAGGCAACTGCAAACAAGCATGGTATTCACTTACCATCAAAAGCCCGGAAGTTTGAGTATGCTGATTTTGAAGATTTCGATCTTATCCTTGCAATGGATTCCGAAAACTTATCAAATATCAAGGAGTTAGACCGAAAAAATCGTTTTTCGGATAAAATTAAGATGATGCGCGAGTTTGACCCCAGCCCCGGCAACGGTGAAGTACCGGATCCTTATTATGGTGGATTGGAAGGTTTTGAAAATGTGTTTCAAGTCCTGAACAGAAGTTCCGAAGCGCTGCTGGAAGAACTCGAACCACTCATAGAAAAAGAGTCATGA
- a CDS encoding isoleucine--tRNA ligase, whose translation MAKKFEEIKQLSFPKSEVETLNWWKKNKIFKKSLQTREDGIPFTFFEGPPTANGKPGIHHVMARTVKDMFCRYKTLKGFRVERKAGWDTHGLPVEIEIEKELGLEGRAQVEEYGIEKYNAKCRESVLKYKDLWDELTSRMAYWVDQENPYITFDNNYIESVWWAFNKLFEKNLVYKGYKIQWYSPGSGTVLSSHEVSLGYKETQDPSIYVKFKVDGEEDTYFLAWTTTPWTIVSNMALAVNPNLDYVKVGHFDETFIMAKDCVEEVLGEDYIIQEEMKGSMLLHKTYDPVFEYAFEEYEKSDAWKVIPADYVTTEDGTGVVHTAPAFGADDFESCKKSDIPMFNPIDGNGKFTEKAPDFQGQWFKEADKDIARAIKEKNLMYKHETMVHNYPFDWRKGTPLMSYPVESWFIETTKVKDRMVELNKKINWKPESTGTGRFGTWLENNVDWAVSRQRYWGTPIPIWVSDKDPDYVECIGSMAELREKAGLEEDAEIDLHRPFIDELTWEGPDGGTMRRIPDLLDVWFDSGAMPFAQWHYPFENDHEFSYNFPADFIAEGVDQTRGWFYTLHALGTMLFNEEAYKNVVSNGLVLDENGEKMSKSKGNTVDPFEVIQEFGADTVRWYMMSNSSPWENLKFSHDGLREVQRKFFNTIVNTYSFFAMYANIDGFTFSGTAIPIADRPEIDKWVISKLNSTVKMVEEHYEDYEPTKAARELENFVEELSNWYVRRNRRRFWKEGNTLDKTAAYQTLYECLSNLSKLISPIAPFVGEWLYQKLNEVTGQDEESVHISFFPTVEETAINKALEHKMEMARLISYIVLRVRNQIEMNVRQPLARIILPIKDESERQAIESVRDIILEEVNVKDIQFVDDDSGIVRKSAKPNYPVLGKRLGPKMKAVAAKIGELSTEEITNFEKEGWIDLDVDGETIRIDSEGLEIVRTGLEGWTVETEGGLSVAVDTDLSEELVQEGIAREFVNRIQNMRKEANFEVTDRISIGFTGADKIKEAVVSMSDYIKKETLAEEIQISELEVSDFTKNWEIGEEECTISIRRNINS comes from the coding sequence ATGGCAAAAAAATTCGAAGAGATTAAGCAGTTAAGCTTCCCAAAATCAGAAGTAGAAACTCTGAATTGGTGGAAGAAGAACAAGATATTTAAGAAAAGCCTCCAAACGCGTGAGGATGGGATTCCCTTTACATTTTTTGAAGGTCCCCCTACCGCGAACGGTAAGCCGGGCATCCATCATGTGATGGCCCGTACGGTTAAGGATATGTTCTGCCGTTACAAAACCCTCAAAGGGTTTAGGGTAGAACGCAAGGCCGGCTGGGATACTCACGGACTCCCCGTTGAGATCGAGATTGAAAAAGAGTTAGGCCTTGAAGGTCGCGCACAGGTTGAGGAATATGGCATAGAAAAATATAATGCCAAGTGCCGCGAAAGTGTTCTCAAATACAAGGATTTATGGGATGAACTTACATCCCGAATGGCCTACTGGGTAGACCAGGAAAATCCGTACATCACCTTCGATAATAATTACATCGAATCAGTTTGGTGGGCATTCAATAAGCTATTCGAGAAGAACCTCGTTTACAAAGGATATAAAATACAGTGGTATTCACCGGGTAGCGGAACCGTGCTTTCTTCTCATGAAGTGAGTTTGGGATATAAGGAAACCCAAGATCCGTCTATTTATGTGAAATTTAAGGTGGATGGCGAGGAAGACACGTATTTCCTTGCCTGGACTACCACTCCCTGGACCATTGTTTCTAACATGGCGTTGGCCGTTAATCCCAATCTGGATTATGTAAAGGTTGGTCATTTTGATGAGACCTTTATCATGGCTAAAGATTGTGTAGAAGAAGTTTTGGGTGAGGATTACATCATTCAGGAAGAAATGAAGGGCTCAATGCTACTTCACAAAACCTATGACCCTGTTTTTGAATATGCTTTTGAGGAATATGAGAAATCAGATGCATGGAAAGTAATCCCTGCTGACTATGTGACTACTGAAGACGGAACAGGTGTGGTACACACGGCTCCTGCTTTTGGTGCGGATGACTTTGAGTCATGTAAAAAGTCTGACATTCCAATGTTTAACCCTATTGATGGAAACGGAAAATTCACCGAAAAAGCTCCTGATTTTCAAGGGCAATGGTTCAAAGAGGCGGATAAAGATATTGCCCGAGCCATCAAAGAAAAGAACCTCATGTATAAGCATGAGACGATGGTTCACAACTACCCGTTTGACTGGAGAAAGGGAACTCCGCTGATGTCCTATCCCGTAGAGTCTTGGTTTATCGAGACTACGAAGGTAAAAGACCGGATGGTCGAACTGAATAAAAAAATTAACTGGAAGCCGGAAAGCACCGGAACCGGTCGCTTTGGAACCTGGCTGGAAAATAATGTTGACTGGGCAGTTTCCCGACAGCGTTATTGGGGAACACCCATTCCAATTTGGGTAAGTGATAAAGATCCTGATTATGTAGAATGTATTGGGAGTATGGCGGAGCTTCGGGAAAAAGCCGGCCTGGAAGAAGATGCTGAAATTGATCTTCACCGCCCATTTATAGATGAATTGACTTGGGAAGGCCCTGATGGCGGAACCATGCGTCGTATCCCGGATTTACTGGATGTTTGGTTTGATTCCGGCGCAATGCCTTTTGCCCAATGGCATTATCCTTTCGAAAATGATCATGAATTCAGCTACAACTTCCCCGCGGACTTTATTGCTGAAGGGGTTGATCAAACTCGTGGTTGGTTTTACACCCTTCATGCACTTGGAACCATGCTTTTTAATGAGGAGGCCTACAAAAATGTAGTTTCCAACGGGCTGGTTTTGGACGAGAATGGCGAGAAAATGAGTAAATCTAAAGGAAATACCGTAGATCCTTTTGAGGTTATTCAGGAATTTGGAGCCGATACTGTACGCTGGTACATGATGAGCAATTCTTCCCCATGGGAGAATCTCAAATTCAGTCATGACGGGCTCAGAGAAGTTCAGCGTAAATTTTTCAACACCATTGTAAACACCTACTCTTTCTTCGCGATGTATGCGAATATTGACGGGTTCACTTTTTCAGGAACAGCAATCCCAATTGCGGATCGTCCTGAGATAGATAAGTGGGTGATTTCAAAGCTGAATTCAACCGTTAAAATGGTTGAAGAGCACTACGAAGATTATGAGCCTACAAAAGCCGCCCGTGAATTAGAGAATTTTGTAGAAGAACTGAGTAACTGGTATGTGCGCCGAAATCGACGTCGTTTCTGGAAAGAAGGAAACACACTTGATAAGACGGCAGCCTATCAAACACTCTATGAATGCCTGAGCAATCTCAGTAAGCTGATTAGCCCAATTGCGCCTTTTGTAGGTGAATGGCTCTATCAGAAGCTGAATGAAGTTACCGGGCAGGATGAAGAGTCGGTACATATTTCATTCTTTCCAACTGTGGAGGAAACAGCAATTAACAAGGCGCTGGAACACAAAATGGAAATGGCTCGCCTGATATCATATATCGTATTGAGGGTTAGAAACCAGATTGAAATGAACGTTCGTCAGCCACTTGCAAGAATTATCCTCCCAATCAAGGATGAAAGCGAACGACAAGCCATTGAGTCGGTTCGTGACATAATATTAGAAGAGGTGAACGTTAAAGACATCCAGTTTGTGGATGACGACTCTGGAATAGTTCGTAAGTCAGCGAAACCTAACTATCCTGTTTTAGGTAAGAGACTCGGACCAAAAATGAAGGCAGTTGCCGCGAAAATTGGAGAGCTTTCAACGGAAGAAATTACGAACTTTGAGAAAGAAGGCTGGATTGATTTAGATGTTGATGGTGAAACTATTCGTATCGACTCTGAGGGCTTGGAGATCGTAAGAACCGGTCTTGAAGGCTGGACCGTTGAAACGGAAGGCGGCTTAAGCGTTGCTGTTGACACCGATCTGAGTGAAGAGCTTGTTCAGGAAGGTATTGCCCGTGAATTTGTGAACCGAATTCAGAATATGCGTAAAGAGGCTAATTTTGAAGTCACAGATCGTATTTCTATCGGTTTTACCGGTGCGGACAAAATCAAGGAAGCCGTTGTTTCAATGAGTGACTATATTAAGAAAGAGACACTGGCGGAAGAAATTCAAATCTCAGAATTAGAAGTTTCAGACTTCACAAAAAACTGGGAAATTGGAGAGGAAGAGTGCACCATCTCCATCCGACGAAATATTAATTCATAA
- a CDS encoding molecular chaperone DnaK, which produces MATKDSNNDERKSPYSDEELEYFREIIIKKMEDAEEELNALQRTLRESMENASDESAYSYHMADAGTDAQEREKTYMLFNRTRKFVKYLDDALKRIDNKTYGVCKVTGNKIAKGRLEAVPHTQLSIDAKLKRR; this is translated from the coding sequence ATGGCTACTAAAGATTCAAATAACGACGAAAGAAAATCTCCATACAGTGATGAAGAGCTGGAATATTTCCGTGAAATCATTATCAAAAAAATGGAAGATGCCGAAGAAGAGTTAAATGCTTTACAGCGAACACTGCGCGAAAGTATGGAAAATGCTTCGGATGAATCCGCTTATTCATATCACATGGCTGATGCAGGAACCGATGCTCAAGAGCGTGAAAAAACATACATGCTTTTTAATCGAACCCGCAAGTTTGTGAAATACTTGGATGACGCGCTCAAGCGCATCGACAATAAAACCTATGGTGTTTGCAAGGTGACCGGCAACAAAATTGCCAAAGGTCGTCTAGAAGCTGTGCCTCATACCCAGCTTAGCATCGACGCAAAACTTAAACGCCGATAA
- the ribB gene encoding 3,4-dihydroxy-2-butanone-4-phosphate synthase codes for MSQEFHFNSIPEAIQEIKNGKMVIVIDDEDRENEGDFLMAAEMVTTEAINLMITHGRGLVCAPITKEKADKLHLRHMVQEGADPDEANFTISVDHKRQTTTGISAADRANTIRELASDNSKPVDFRRPGHVFPLLSAEGGVLRRAGHTEAAIDLARLAGLKPVGIICEIMKDDGEMARVPDLIKMADDFKMKIITIKDLIAYRNENESLVHEVMDVNLPTMYGDFSLRAFKEKLTGDIHLALTKGTWSKEEPVLTRVHSSDLIGDIFGARNKDTSEQLHQAMLQVEREGQGVVLYMNRNQRGSVLVNQLKTLKALQQGKVGSNEEDISPRGDTRDYGVGAQILRSLGIRKLKLMTNNPVKRIGIKSFGLEIVDQVEIEDNFDFSAQKYPFEKE; via the coding sequence ATGAGTCAGGAATTTCACTTTAACTCCATCCCGGAAGCCATTCAGGAAATCAAGAATGGCAAAATGGTCATTGTTATAGATGATGAAGACCGTGAGAATGAGGGTGATTTCCTCATGGCTGCAGAGATGGTGACTACCGAAGCGATTAACCTGATGATTACCCATGGTCGGGGTTTAGTCTGTGCCCCCATCACTAAAGAAAAAGCCGACAAGCTCCATCTTCGCCATATGGTGCAGGAAGGAGCCGACCCTGATGAGGCAAACTTCACGATCTCAGTAGATCATAAACGACAGACGACTACCGGGATTTCGGCAGCAGATCGTGCAAACACCATTCGAGAATTAGCCAGCGATAATTCCAAACCCGTAGACTTTCGCCGACCGGGGCATGTTTTTCCATTGCTCTCTGCTGAAGGCGGAGTATTACGACGTGCCGGACATACCGAAGCTGCTATCGACCTTGCCCGACTTGCAGGCTTAAAACCCGTGGGCATTATTTGTGAAATCATGAAGGATGACGGCGAAATGGCTCGTGTACCTGATCTCATAAAAATGGCTGATGATTTCAAGATGAAGATCATAACCATTAAAGACCTGATCGCCTATCGCAATGAAAATGAGTCGTTAGTACACGAAGTTATGGATGTTAATCTCCCGACTATGTATGGAGATTTTAGTCTCCGGGCTTTTAAAGAGAAACTAACCGGAGACATTCACCTTGCACTTACTAAAGGAACATGGAGCAAAGAAGAACCAGTTCTTACAAGAGTACATTCTTCAGATTTGATTGGAGATATCTTCGGAGCCCGAAATAAAGATACAAGTGAGCAGCTTCATCAAGCCATGCTACAGGTTGAACGCGAAGGACAGGGTGTAGTTTTATATATGAATCGAAATCAGCGCGGCTCGGTTTTAGTAAATCAGCTCAAAACGCTCAAGGCCTTGCAGCAGGGCAAAGTTGGAAGTAATGAGGAAGATATCAGTCCCCGTGGAGACACCCGTGATTACGGAGTTGGAGCTCAGATTCTGCGCAGCCTGGGTATCAGAAAGCTAAAGCTAATGACAAACAACCCCGTCAAGAGAATTGGGATAAAGAGCTTTGGGCTGGAAATAGTAGATCAGGTTGAAATTGAAGATAATTTCGATTTTTCCGCTCAAAAATATCCTTTCGAAAAAGAATAA
- the yajC gene encoding preprotein translocase subunit YajC yields MQFLPLFFMGNPGDESAGIINLVFLGAIFLVFYFFIIRPQSKRQKEIKEKVDGMKKGDKVVTSSGIIGIVDKIEETELLVDVHSGTKIRMLKSAISDVNPNKQDKD; encoded by the coding sequence ATGCAATTTCTACCTTTATTTTTTATGGGAAATCCCGGCGACGAAAGTGCCGGCATCATCAACCTGGTATTCCTTGGTGCTATATTTCTGGTTTTCTACTTCTTTATTATCCGCCCACAGAGCAAACGCCAAAAAGAGATTAAAGAAAAAGTTGATGGGATGAAAAAGGGTGACAAAGTTGTTACTTCTTCAGGTATCATCGGCATTGTTGATAAAATTGAAGAAACCGAACTTCTTGTTGATGTTCACAGTGGAACAAAAATCCGCATGCTAAAATCAGCGATTTCTGACGTAAATCCGAATAAGCAGGATAAAGATTAA
- a CDS encoding choline transporter, protein MALRGNEKDTGKKTGINKYFDIHKPVFWPSVILITAMIVTTLLLGDQAESIFSAVQTAITDAGGWFFIISVNIFLIFSLFIAFSRFGNIRLGGEDAETDFSTMAWFAMLFSAGMGIGIMFWSVAEPIFHFLSPPMAEGETIEAAQQAMNLTYLHWGFHAWGIYAIVGLSLGFFAFNRNLPLSFRSVFHPLIGDRIKGWMGDVIDTLAVLATLFGLATSLGLGVLQVSAGLDHVFGLPDNIYMQVGIIIAITAVATGSVILGIDKGVRVLSEMNIRIAALFLVFVILVGPTIFIFDSFIQNFGGYLSSVSTFSFWTESYSDTDWQSSWTIFYWAWWISWSPYVGMFIARISKGRSVKEFILGVLIVPSIITFLWMSAFGGSAINLEMAGIGNIGDAVNDNVATALFVFLEQFPLEMVTSIIAIVLILSFFVTSSDSGSLVIDGLTSGGKLDAPVGQRIFWAQTEGLVAAILLVGGGLNALQTASISTGLPFALILLVMCYSLYQGLRREYKENQLKIKDKDRDDYKEIVKKAIKKQKEEQE, encoded by the coding sequence ATGGCACTTCGCGGTAATGAAAAGGACACCGGTAAAAAAACCGGGATTAACAAATATTTCGACATTCATAAGCCTGTTTTTTGGCCGTCTGTAATTCTTATTACAGCCATGATCGTAACCACCCTGCTACTGGGAGATCAAGCTGAATCAATTTTTAGTGCTGTTCAAACAGCTATTACTGATGCAGGAGGATGGTTTTTCATCATTTCCGTTAACATTTTCCTCATCTTCTCTTTATTCATCGCCTTTAGCCGGTTTGGAAATATTCGCTTAGGTGGGGAGGATGCCGAAACCGATTTCAGCACGATGGCATGGTTTGCAATGCTCTTTAGTGCAGGAATGGGTATTGGTATTATGTTCTGGAGTGTTGCTGAACCGATTTTCCATTTCCTCTCACCACCTATGGCAGAAGGAGAAACAATCGAGGCTGCACAGCAAGCTATGAATTTAACCTATCTCCACTGGGGTTTTCATGCCTGGGGAATTTATGCGATTGTAGGTCTTTCACTCGGTTTCTTTGCCTTTAACAGAAACCTTCCGCTTTCTTTTCGATCTGTGTTTCACCCACTTATTGGTGATCGCATTAAGGGATGGATGGGAGATGTAATTGACACCCTGGCTGTACTAGCCACTTTATTTGGATTGGCTACTTCCCTTGGGCTCGGTGTTTTACAAGTCAGCGCCGGCCTCGATCACGTCTTCGGGTTACCGGATAATATCTATATGCAGGTTGGTATTATCATAGCCATCACGGCTGTAGCAACCGGATCTGTTATTCTCGGAATTGACAAAGGAGTCCGCGTTTTAAGTGAAATGAATATTCGGATTGCAGCCCTATTCTTGGTTTTTGTGATATTAGTTGGGCCTACTATTTTCATTTTTGATTCCTTTATCCAAAACTTTGGAGGATACTTAAGTTCCGTCAGTACGTTTAGCTTCTGGACTGAATCTTACTCTGATACCGACTGGCAAAGTTCCTGGACTATTTTTTACTGGGCTTGGTGGATATCCTGGTCTCCTTATGTTGGGATGTTTATCGCCAGAATTTCAAAAGGCCGTTCCGTTAAAGAATTTATACTTGGCGTGCTTATTGTTCCAAGTATCATCACTTTTTTATGGATGTCTGCTTTTGGTGGTTCTGCCATCAACCTCGAAATGGCTGGCATAGGAAATATTGGAGATGCGGTAAATGATAATGTAGCTACCGCACTTTTTGTATTCCTCGAGCAGTTTCCTCTGGAGATGGTGACTTCTATTATCGCCATCGTATTGATTCTCAGTTTCTTTGTAACCTCTTCCGATTCCGGATCATTGGTTATTGATGGACTAACGAGTGGTGGAAAACTTGATGCTCCGGTTGGGCAGCGGATTTTCTGGGCTCAAACCGAGGGATTAGTTGCTGCCATTTTATTAGTTGGTGGAGGACTAAATGCTTTACAGACCGCATCCATCAGTACCGGCCTGCCTTTCGCCCTTATTTTGTTAGTGATGTGTTACAGTTTATACCAGGGGTTGAGGCGCGAGTACAAAGAGAATCAGCTAAAAATAAAAGACAAGGATCGAGACGATTATAAAGAGATTGTCAAAAAAGCGATCAAGAAACAAAAAGAAGAACAAGAGTAA
- a CDS encoding fatty acid oxidation complex subunit alpha FadJ yields MSYLNITHKDSVAIITLDLPGEKVNKLNESMMDEFSTFLDVLEANDELIGAVLISGKKDTFIAGADIDMFQARDTAEEIEQLSKDGHKILNRIADFKKPIAVAVHGSCMGGGLELSLACHYRVCSDSSKTIFALPEVKLGILPGTGGTQRLPRLIGLQNSLPYMLAGKNIYTRQAKRMGLVDEVTHKDAIEKAAIKGVHKIVDGKFDRKDKRPLMHKILEGNPLGRKIIFSQARKKTAGQTKGNYPAPPKIIDAVEYGYKNGIDKGLENETVLFGELGATQESRNLVNLFFGMNASKKVPNSDLVKPVKKIGVLGAGLMGSGIAEVSVDKGDYRVLLKDQTIENAAQGEKEIWKSLNEKADKKIISEFERDQTASKVTGVDSYDGFNSVDVVIEAVFEDLDLKKNIVKQIESSTPDHTIFASNTSSLPISKIAEGAKRPENIIGMHYFSPVQKMPLLEIITTEDTADWVTQTAFQVGVKQGKNVIVVGDGPGFYTTRILAPYMNEALTLLEEGASIEFLDKIMKDFGYPVGPMALFDEVGIDVGAHVAETMAPMFAERGVESTNKADELLEAGFKGRKNKRGMYKYSSGKKKEVNTEIYSYFGGSNRTNPDKETAQLRMALTMVNEAAWCLEEGILKYPTDGNLGAILGLGFPPFLGGPFRYIDQQGVQNVVDRLNSYVDKFGPRFKPAQILVDYAKEGKKFHG; encoded by the coding sequence ATGAGCTACTTAAACATCACACATAAAGATTCTGTTGCCATCATCACGCTGGATTTGCCGGGTGAAAAAGTGAATAAACTCAATGAATCTATGATGGATGAGTTCTCCACTTTTCTCGATGTCCTGGAAGCAAACGACGAACTGATTGGAGCCGTTTTGATATCCGGGAAAAAAGACACCTTCATAGCCGGGGCAGATATTGACATGTTTCAGGCTCGGGATACGGCTGAGGAAATAGAGCAACTCAGTAAAGACGGACATAAAATCCTGAATCGAATTGCTGACTTCAAAAAACCAATTGCTGTAGCCGTTCATGGAAGCTGTATGGGTGGCGGACTTGAGCTTTCCTTAGCTTGCCATTATCGGGTTTGCTCTGATAGCTCAAAGACAATTTTTGCCCTTCCTGAGGTGAAACTTGGGATTCTGCCGGGAACCGGAGGAACTCAACGCCTTCCCCGATTGATTGGGTTACAAAACTCCCTTCCCTATATGCTGGCCGGTAAAAACATCTACACCCGGCAGGCTAAACGCATGGGATTGGTTGATGAAGTAACTCATAAAGACGCTATCGAAAAAGCTGCTATCAAGGGTGTACACAAAATCGTAGACGGTAAGTTTGACCGGAAAGACAAAAGACCTTTAATGCATAAGATTCTTGAAGGAAATCCGCTGGGAAGAAAAATCATCTTTTCTCAGGCACGTAAGAAAACAGCCGGTCAGACCAAAGGCAACTATCCCGCTCCGCCTAAAATTATAGATGCCGTTGAGTACGGATATAAAAATGGAATCGATAAAGGTCTGGAGAATGAAACGGTTCTGTTTGGGGAACTTGGTGCAACTCAAGAATCCCGAAACTTAGTGAATCTGTTCTTTGGTATGAACGCATCCAAGAAAGTCCCAAACTCGGACCTTGTTAAGCCGGTTAAAAAAATCGGTGTATTAGGCGCTGGATTAATGGGTTCAGGCATTGCGGAAGTAAGCGTAGATAAGGGCGATTATCGGGTACTATTGAAAGATCAGACCATTGAGAATGCTGCTCAGGGAGAAAAGGAAATCTGGAAATCCCTAAATGAAAAAGCAGATAAGAAAATCATCTCGGAATTTGAAAGAGATCAAACGGCAAGCAAAGTAACGGGAGTAGACTCCTATGATGGATTTAATTCTGTAGATGTGGTTATTGAAGCTGTATTTGAAGATCTGGATCTCAAGAAAAACATCGTTAAACAGATCGAGTCTTCAACTCCTGATCATACCATTTTTGCCTCTAACACCTCATCATTACCTATTTCTAAAATAGCAGAAGGAGCAAAACGACCAGAGAATATCATTGGGATGCACTATTTCTCTCCCGTACAAAAAATGCCTCTGCTTGAAATCATTACCACAGAAGATACAGCTGACTGGGTTACTCAAACCGCTTTTCAGGTTGGGGTGAAACAGGGCAAGAATGTGATTGTGGTTGGAGACGGCCCCGGCTTTTACACCACCCGAATTTTAGCTCCTTATATGAACGAAGCTTTGACTCTTCTCGAAGAAGGGGCTTCTATCGAATTCCTGGACAAGATAATGAAAGACTTCGGCTATCCCGTAGGGCCAATGGCCCTTTTTGATGAAGTGGGAATCGATGTTGGTGCTCATGTAGCCGAAACTATGGCGCCTATGTTTGCAGAACGAGGAGTGGAATCCACAAATAAGGCCGATGAACTTCTGGAAGCCGGGTTTAAGGGCCGAAAGAATAAACGAGGAATGTACAAGTACTCTTCTGGAAAGAAGAAGGAAGTGAATACCGAAATCTACTCATACTTTGGAGGCTCAAACAGAACTAATCCTGATAAGGAAACGGCTCAGCTTCGTATGGCTTTGACCATGGTCAATGAAGCAGCCTGGTGTCTGGAAGAAGGCATTCTAAAATATCCAACCGATGGAAACCTGGGTGCTATTCTCGGTCTTGGCTTCCCGCCGTTCCTTGGTGGGCCTTTCCGATATATCGATCAGCAAGGAGTCCAGAATGTAGTCGACCGACTGAATAGTTACGTTGACAAGTTTGGCCCGCGCTTCAAACCCGCCCAAATTTTAGTGGATTATGCGAAAGAAGGGAAGAAATTTCATGGGTAA
- a CDS encoding acetyl-CoA C-acyltransferase, translating to MKNNSEHSFNAVLVDGCRIPFQRSGTTYNDLMAYDLGRMAIEGLLARNAVDPATIDRVIMGTVIQEVKTSNVARESALGAGIPNSVPAFTTTMACISSNQAITSGVDLIRSGQAKIILAAGTETMSDIPVRFKKKFRQKVLEARKYKSPLDFLKFFKGLGFKDFLPELPAIAEFSTGEVMGESADRMSARFGVSREDQDEYALRSHQMAAKATKEGLLDQELIPAKIPPKFNVVETDNGFRENTSMEKLGKLRPAFIKPHGTVTAGNSSFLTDGASASFIMEEQTALELGLKPKAYIREYNFVSQDPGEELLLGPAYAIPKALDAMNLSLTDMDVIELHEAFAGQVLSVLTALNSNEFAKQSLDRDKKVGEIPMDKLNTMGGSLSLGHPFGATGVRLVTTAANRLIHEDGTFAMVSACAAGGQGHAIVLERYRN from the coding sequence ATGAAGAACAATTCAGAACATTCTTTCAACGCCGTCCTTGTTGATGGCTGCAGAATCCCTTTCCAACGCTCAGGAACCACCTATAATGACCTCATGGCTTACGACTTGGGGCGAATGGCTATTGAAGGCCTGCTGGCTCGTAATGCCGTTGACCCTGCAACTATCGATCGAGTGATAATGGGAACCGTAATTCAGGAAGTTAAAACCAGTAATGTTGCGCGCGAAAGTGCTCTTGGTGCGGGTATCCCAAACTCTGTCCCGGCCTTTACTACTACTATGGCGTGTATATCCTCCAACCAAGCCATTACCAGCGGGGTCGATTTAATCCGATCCGGGCAGGCTAAAATTATTTTGGCCGCGGGTACAGAGACTATGTCAGATATCCCAGTGCGTTTCAAAAAGAAATTCCGCCAAAAAGTGTTAGAGGCCCGCAAGTATAAATCTCCACTAGATTTTCTGAAATTTTTCAAAGGACTGGGGTTTAAAGACTTTCTTCCTGAATTACCGGCTATTGCTGAGTTTTCAACCGGAGAGGTGATGGGGGAAAGTGCCGACCGTATGTCTGCAAGGTTTGGAGTGAGCCGTGAGGATCAGGATGAGTATGCGCTTCGTTCTCACCAAATGGCAGCCAAGGCCACAAAGGAGGGTTTGCTTGATCAGGAACTCATCCCCGCTAAAATCCCTCCAAAATTTAATGTGGTAGAAACCGACAATGGATTTCGGGAAAATACCTCTATGGAGAAATTGGGGAAACTCCGCCCGGCTTTCATAAAACCCCACGGAACTGTTACCGCAGGTAATTCTTCTTTCCTAACTGATGGCGCTTCTGCCAGTTTTATTATGGAAGAACAAACCGCGCTGGAGCTGGGGCTCAAGCCAAAAGCATACATCCGGGAATACAATTTTGTATCACAAGATCCGGGAGAAGAACTTCTTTTAGGCCCAGCCTATGCCATTCCAAAAGCTTTGGATGCCATGAATCTATCCCTCACTGATATGGATGTCATTGAATTACATGAGGCTTTTGCCGGACAGGTCCTTTCGGTATTAACAGCCTTGAATTCTAACGAATTTGCTAAACAATCATTAGACCGGGACAAGAAAGTTGGCGAGATCCCTATGGATAAATTGAACACTATGGGAGGTTCGCTTTCTTTAGGTCACCCTTTCGGAGCAACCGGCGTACGGCTTGTAACTACGGCCGCTAACCGCCTCATACATGAAGATGGCACCTTTGCAATGGTTTCTGCATGTGCTGCCGGTGGACAAGGGCATGCGATAGTACTGGAGAGGTATCGGAACTAA